One Streptomyces sp. R28 DNA window includes the following coding sequences:
- a CDS encoding I78 family peptidase inhibitor has protein sequence MAPIPNPPAEPQDSPDTYVGLDADRAERLARDRGWSTVRSLPPGAIITMEYRSGRLNFEVKDGQVARAWKG, from the coding sequence ATGGCACCCATTCCGAATCCCCCTGCCGAACCCCAGGACAGCCCGGACACATATGTCGGTCTCGACGCCGACCGGGCCGAGCGACTCGCCCGTGACCGAGGGTGGTCGACGGTGCGTTCGCTGCCGCCGGGGGCGATCATCACCATGGAGTACAGGAGCGGTCGCCTGAACTTCGAGGTCAAGGACGGCCAGGTGGCGCGGGCCTGGAAGGGCTGA
- a CDS encoding cell division protein SepF, giving the protein MGSVRKASAWLGLVDDNDDERYYDDDYSEGTEPGEAWVTDPRVKVATDVAEEKGRRIGTVTPDSFRDARAIGELFRDGVPVIMNLTAMEPGDAKRVVDFAAGLIFGLRGSIDRVSNRVFLLTPADTEIINGEASAHRTDGFYNQS; this is encoded by the coding sequence ATGGGATCGGTGCGCAAGGCGAGTGCCTGGCTGGGCCTCGTTGACGACAACGATGACGAGCGTTACTACGACGACGACTACTCCGAAGGGACCGAGCCCGGGGAAGCCTGGGTCACCGACCCGCGGGTCAAGGTGGCCACGGACGTCGCCGAGGAGAAGGGCCGCCGCATCGGCACGGTCACTCCGGACAGCTTCCGGGACGCCCGCGCCATCGGCGAGCTGTTCCGGGACGGGGTTCCGGTCATCATGAACCTCACGGCCATGGAGCCGGGCGACGCCAAGCGCGTCGTCGACTTCGCGGCGGGGCTCATCTTCGGTCTGCGCGGCTCGATCGACCGCGTGTCCAACCGCGTGTTCCTGCTGACCCCGGCCGACACCGAGATCATCAACGGCGAGGCGTCGGCACACCGCACGGACGGCTTCTACAACCAGAGCTGA
- a CDS encoding phosphatase PAP2 family protein, producing MCTERKLTRLDRVFARLDREPERPAHIDVPRMTPHRIVLFTATLAFYGAIVWAVVITSWLVRFDWQVMFFRPYQQWAEIHAFVDYYVVLGQRGPTAVMVAAWLGWRSWRQHTLRPLLALGVSLLLLNITVGAAKLGMGRLGPHYATTIGSNEMGLGGDIFPSGHTANAVVTWGILAYLASTPRARRWLSALSAVTSLGVGLSTVYLGTHWLSDVLLGWAAGLLIMLALPWFEPLIARSETWIFDLRDRWRERRAGAVPAPVLEPARAGRPSSTTPVAAPVLLKPRATPAGDEVAAREAPGAPRPPRAPAYLAPGPHTARGERTPVTPVGSRRPPHTDRMTRGAAPAARPLTGG from the coding sequence GTGTGTACCGAACGAAAGCTGACCCGTCTGGACCGGGTCTTCGCCAGGCTGGACCGGGAGCCAGAACGTCCGGCCCACATCGATGTGCCGCGGATGACCCCGCACAGGATCGTGCTGTTCACCGCGACCCTGGCCTTCTACGGGGCCATCGTGTGGGCCGTCGTCATCACCTCGTGGCTGGTCCGGTTCGACTGGCAGGTCATGTTCTTCCGCCCGTACCAGCAGTGGGCGGAGATCCACGCGTTCGTCGACTACTACGTGGTGCTCGGCCAGCGCGGCCCCACCGCCGTGATGGTCGCGGCCTGGCTGGGCTGGCGTTCCTGGCGGCAGCACACGTTGCGGCCGCTGCTCGCGCTCGGCGTCTCACTGCTCCTGCTGAACATCACCGTCGGTGCCGCCAAGCTCGGCATGGGCCGCCTCGGACCGCACTACGCGACCACCATCGGCTCCAACGAGATGGGCCTGGGCGGCGATATATTCCCCAGCGGCCACACCGCCAACGCCGTGGTGACCTGGGGAATCCTGGCCTATCTGGCCTCGACCCCGAGAGCGCGCCGCTGGCTGTCGGCCCTGTCGGCGGTGACCTCGCTGGGCGTCGGCCTGTCCACCGTCTACCTCGGTACGCACTGGCTGAGCGACGTGCTGCTCGGCTGGGCCGCCGGTCTGCTGATCATGCTCGCCCTGCCGTGGTTCGAGCCGCTGATCGCCCGCTCCGAGACCTGGATCTTCGACCTACGCGACCGCTGGCGCGAGCGCCGGGCCGGTGCCGTTCCCGCCCCCGTTCTCGAACCGGCTCGAGCGGGGCGACCCTCATCGACCACCCCGGTCGCGGCCCCGGTGCTGCTCAAGCCACGTGCCACGCCCGCCGGCGACGAGGTCGCGGCACGCGAGGCGCCGGGCGCGCCCCGCCCGCCCCGGGCGCCCGCCTATCTGGCACCCGGCCCGCACACGGCCCGCGGCGAGCGCACTCCGGTCACCCCCGTCGGCAGCCGCCGCCCGCCGCACACGGACCGTATGACCCGCGGCGCGGCCCCGGCGGCCCGCCCCCTCACGGGCGGCTGA
- a CDS encoding acyl-CoA dehydrogenase family protein, with protein MSASSKLPPFDPADPLGIDDLLEPEDLAIRSTVREWAADRVVPHVAEWYEKGELPGIREIARELGEIGALGMSLSGYGCAGASAVQYGLACLELEAADSGIRSLVSVQGSLAMYAVHRFGSESQKQQWLPRMASGEVIGCFGLTEPDHGSDPASMRTYAKRDGSDWVLGGRKMWITNGSVAGVAVVWAQTEEGIRGFVVPADSAGFSAPEIKHKLSLRASVTSELVLDDVRLPADAVLPEVVGLKGPLSCLSHARYGIVWGAMGAARSCFEAAVEYAKTREQFGRPIGGFQLTQAKLADMALELHKGILLAHHLGRRMDAGRLRPEQVSFGKLNNVREAIDICRTARTILGANGISLEYPVMRHATNLESVLTYEGTVEMHQLVLGKALTGLDAFR; from the coding sequence ATGTCCGCGTCCTCGAAGTTGCCCCCGTTCGACCCCGCCGACCCCCTCGGCATCGACGACCTCCTGGAGCCCGAGGACCTGGCGATCCGGAGCACCGTGCGGGAGTGGGCCGCGGATCGGGTCGTGCCCCACGTCGCCGAGTGGTACGAGAAGGGCGAGCTGCCGGGGATTCGTGAGATCGCCCGGGAACTCGGCGAGATCGGCGCCCTCGGGATGTCCCTCAGCGGATACGGATGCGCCGGTGCGTCCGCCGTGCAGTACGGGCTCGCCTGTCTGGAGCTGGAGGCCGCCGACTCCGGGATCCGGTCCCTGGTCTCCGTGCAGGGGTCCCTCGCCATGTACGCCGTTCACCGGTTCGGGAGCGAGTCGCAGAAGCAGCAGTGGCTGCCCCGCATGGCCTCCGGCGAGGTCATCGGGTGCTTCGGGCTGACCGAGCCCGACCACGGGTCCGACCCCGCCTCGATGAGGACCTACGCCAAGCGGGACGGCTCCGACTGGGTGCTGGGCGGCCGGAAGATGTGGATCACCAACGGGTCCGTCGCCGGGGTCGCCGTCGTGTGGGCGCAGACGGAGGAAGGGATCCGCGGGTTCGTCGTGCCGGCCGACAGCGCCGGCTTCTCCGCCCCCGAGATCAAGCACAAGCTGTCGCTGCGCGCCTCCGTCACCAGTGAACTCGTCCTCGACGACGTACGACTGCCCGCCGATGCCGTGCTGCCCGAGGTGGTCGGGCTCAAGGGGCCGCTCAGCTGTCTCTCGCACGCCCGCTACGGGATCGTGTGGGGGGCCATGGGCGCGGCGCGTTCCTGTTTCGAGGCCGCCGTCGAATACGCGAAGACGCGGGAGCAGTTCGGCCGGCCGATCGGTGGCTTCCAGCTCACCCAGGCCAAACTCGCCGACATGGCGCTCGAACTGCACAAGGGGATTCTGCTCGCCCATCACCTGGGGCGGCGCATGGACGCCGGCCGCCTGCGTCCCGAGCAGGTCAGCTTCGGCAAGCTCAACAACGTCCGCGAGGCCATCGACATCTGCCGTACGGCGCGGACCATCCTCGGTGCCAACGGGATCTCGCTCGAATACCCCGTGATGCGGCACGCGACCAACCTCGAATCGGTGCTCACCTACGAGGGCACCGTCGAGATGCACCAGCTCGTGCTGGGCAAGGCGCTCACCGGACTCGACGCCTTCCGCTGA
- a CDS encoding helix-turn-helix transcriptional regulator, whose amino-acid sequence MLDTSARLLRLLSLLQAHREWSGADLADRLGVTSRTVRRDVDRLRELGYPVNASPGTGGGYQLGAGAELPPLLLDDDEAVAVTVGLRTAAGQGIEGIGETSVRALAKLEQVLPNRLRRRVGALNAFTVPMLRGPQPSAVDPALLTELANLCRDAERLRFEYRDHEGAPTRRNVEPHRLVCSERRWYLVAWDLDREDWRTFRVDRITPRPPHGPRFTPRTPPAEDLAAYVSQGISTRAYASHAVVRLLVPLEEAAESISPSAGQLEADGPDSCLLRTGAGSLDVMVIHVMLMGFEFEVVEPDELVEAIRTAHGRLARSLARAAEPPTRAPDDAGRTPGTRSGSAAAR is encoded by the coding sequence ATGCTGGACACATCCGCACGACTCCTGCGCCTCCTCTCCCTGCTCCAGGCCCACCGCGAATGGTCCGGCGCCGACCTGGCCGACCGACTCGGCGTCACCTCGCGCACGGTCCGCCGGGACGTCGACCGCCTGCGCGAGCTGGGCTACCCCGTCAACGCCAGCCCCGGTACCGGCGGCGGCTACCAACTCGGCGCGGGCGCGGAGCTCCCCCCACTGCTGCTGGACGACGACGAGGCGGTCGCCGTCACGGTCGGGCTGCGCACGGCCGCCGGTCAGGGCATCGAGGGCATCGGTGAGACCTCCGTACGGGCTCTCGCCAAGCTGGAGCAGGTCCTGCCGAACCGGCTGCGCCGCCGGGTGGGCGCCCTGAACGCCTTCACCGTGCCGATGCTGCGCGGCCCCCAGCCCTCCGCCGTCGACCCGGCCTTGCTCACCGAGCTCGCCAACCTCTGCCGGGACGCCGAGCGCCTGCGCTTCGAGTACCGCGACCACGAGGGCGCCCCCACCCGCCGCAACGTCGAGCCGCACCGCCTGGTGTGCAGCGAGCGCCGCTGGTACCTGGTCGCCTGGGACCTCGACCGCGAGGACTGGCGTACGTTCCGCGTCGACCGCATCACGCCCAGACCGCCGCACGGCCCGCGCTTCACCCCGCGCACCCCGCCCGCCGAGGACCTCGCTGCGTACGTCTCCCAGGGCATCTCCACGCGCGCGTACGCCTCGCACGCCGTCGTCCGGCTGCTGGTGCCCCTGGAGGAGGCAGCCGAGAGCATCTCGCCGTCCGCCGGGCAGCTGGAGGCGGACGGTCCCGACAGCTGCCTCCTGCGCACCGGCGCCGGCAGCCTCGACGTGATGGTGATCCATGTGATGCTGATGGGCTTCGAGTTCGAGGTCGTGGAGCCGGACGAGCTCGTCGAGGCGATCAGGACGGCCCACGGTCGGCTTGCTCGCTCTTTGGCTCGGGCTGCGGAGCCTCCAACGCGTGCGCCGGATGATGCAGGTCGAACGCCGGGGACTCGGAGCGGATCCGCGGCAGCGCGTTGA
- a CDS encoding MFS transporter: MSGTTTAAAALRRRAAGAGANRWVVLVVLCTSLLLVAVDATVLHVAVPAVTEDLRPGGIELLWIVDIYPLVCASLLILFGTLGDRVGRRRVLLLGYGLFGLASGLASLAHDPQVLILARALLGVGGAMIMPATLSILRQVFPDRRERALAIGIWSAVAAVGAAVGPLLGGFLLEHFWWGSVFLVNIPLMLVSLPVGRLLLPESKGDGKGPWDVVGALMAAGGLFGVVLGVKRLGGGEAVASVFTVAPLVIGAVLLVLFVRRQRRREHPLVDLRMFARPAFSTSVGCIVLAMLALVGLELIAAQYLQLVLGLSPLETGLRLLPLTFAAMASGLAGARMLRRFGPRLMVCFGFCLTAVAVLLLTAMGGEDNPALLLFGFVLLGFGLETTLFGAYESMLSESPPEQAGGAAAIGETSYQLGAGIGIALLGSVMNAAYAPGLANVPGVPASASAAASHSLGEAYDVAAQLGGPAGVALQRAARDCFVHGLHVTLLVSAALLVLGAVMALRLPRVMQCEAPAVELPKPREVAETRVSA; this comes from the coding sequence ATGTCCGGGACGACCACGGCCGCCGCTGCGCTGCGCCGTCGGGCGGCCGGGGCCGGTGCCAACCGCTGGGTCGTCCTCGTCGTCCTCTGTACCAGCCTGCTGCTCGTCGCGGTCGACGCGACCGTGCTGCATGTGGCGGTGCCCGCCGTCACCGAGGACCTCAGGCCCGGCGGGATAGAACTGCTCTGGATCGTCGACATCTATCCGCTGGTCTGCGCCTCGCTGCTGATCCTCTTCGGCACACTCGGTGACCGCGTGGGCCGCAGACGGGTCCTGCTTCTCGGGTACGGCCTCTTCGGCCTGGCCTCCGGCCTCGCGTCCCTCGCGCACGACCCACAGGTGCTGATCCTGGCCCGCGCCCTGCTCGGCGTCGGTGGCGCGATGATCATGCCCGCCACCCTGTCGATCCTGCGCCAGGTCTTCCCCGACCGGCGCGAGCGGGCCCTCGCGATCGGCATCTGGAGCGCCGTGGCCGCCGTGGGCGCGGCGGTCGGCCCCCTGCTCGGCGGCTTCCTCCTCGAGCACTTCTGGTGGGGCTCGGTCTTCCTCGTCAACATCCCGCTGATGCTGGTCAGCCTCCCGGTGGGACGGCTGCTGCTGCCCGAGTCGAAGGGCGACGGCAAGGGCCCCTGGGACGTGGTCGGCGCGCTGATGGCGGCGGGCGGGCTGTTCGGCGTCGTCCTGGGCGTGAAGCGGCTCGGCGGCGGGGAGGCGGTGGCCAGCGTGTTCACCGTGGCACCGCTGGTGATCGGTGCGGTGCTGCTGGTCCTTTTCGTACGACGGCAGCGACGCCGGGAGCATCCGCTGGTGGACCTGCGGATGTTCGCCCGGCCGGCCTTCAGTACGTCCGTCGGGTGCATCGTGCTGGCGATGCTCGCGCTCGTGGGGCTCGAGCTGATCGCGGCGCAGTATCTGCAGCTGGTGCTGGGGCTGTCACCGCTGGAGACGGGGCTGCGGCTGCTGCCGCTGACGTTCGCCGCGATGGCGTCCGGTCTCGCGGGCGCACGGATGCTGCGGCGGTTCGGGCCACGGCTGATGGTGTGCTTCGGCTTCTGTCTGACGGCCGTCGCGGTGCTGCTGCTGACGGCCATGGGCGGCGAGGACAACCCCGCGTTGCTGCTCTTCGGGTTCGTGCTGCTGGGCTTCGGGCTGGAGACGACGCTCTTCGGGGCGTACGAGTCGATGCTGAGCGAGTCTCCGCCCGAGCAGGCCGGTGGGGCGGCGGCGATCGGAGAGACGTCGTACCAGCTGGGCGCGGGGATCGGCATCGCGCTGCTGGGCAGCGTGATGAACGCGGCGTATGCGCCCGGGCTGGCGAACGTCCCGGGTGTTCCGGCCTCGGCCTCCGCGGCCGCTTCGCACTCGTTGGGCGAGGCCTACGACGTTGCCGCGCAGCTGGGCGGGCCCGCGGGGGTCGCCCTGCAGCGGGCGGCTCGGGACTGCTTCGTGCACGGGCTGCATGTGACGTTGCTGGTGAGTGCGGCTCTGTTGGTGCTGGGCGCGGTGATGGCGTTGCGGTTGCCGCGGGTCATGCAGTGCGAGGCGCCTGCCGTGGAGCTGCCCAAGCCGAGGGAAGTCGCGGAGACCCGCGTCTCCGCTTGA
- a CDS encoding DUF5685 family protein: MFGIVRPCRHRLGEQLAGQWMAHLCGLCLSLRGDHGQFARIVTNYDGLLISVLTEAQAEQDSGLRRTAGPCALRGMRTASVAQGEGARLAAAVSLVLASAKVRDHVADGDGLLARKPVALAARRVAAGWGAAGARSGSAVGFDTAVLVDAVDRQVGIEALAGPGTPILAVTEPTETATAAAFAHTAILAGRPHNAAPLAEAGRLFGRLAHLLDAVEDRAADAAAGAWNPLTATGTSLPEARRLADDAVRGVRLALREVAWGSGVSPEKHGSGAKLAHLLLVHELRRSVDRAFGTVPMCASHQAGPYGEPPQQGQPPQGQPPQGQGPYGQGPYGAPQNPYAGQNPYAGGNPYAGGGGAPGHGGHGGGGGDFGGFGGGPAAQPPKGRRGFWAGCGMFWLLCCTCKLCCAKEYEGPWSRKKREGCCRDCDCDGCDCCCPCDGC, translated from the coding sequence GTGTTCGGAATCGTCAGGCCATGTCGTCATCGGCTCGGTGAGCAGCTCGCGGGTCAGTGGATGGCGCATTTGTGCGGGTTGTGCCTCTCGTTGCGTGGGGACCACGGTCAGTTCGCTCGGATCGTGACGAACTACGACGGGCTCCTTATCTCTGTTCTGACGGAGGCTCAGGCCGAGCAGGACAGTGGATTGCGGCGTACGGCGGGGCCGTGCGCGTTGCGCGGGATGCGGACCGCGTCCGTCGCGCAGGGTGAGGGCGCGCGGCTCGCCGCGGCCGTCTCGCTGGTGCTCGCCTCGGCCAAGGTGCGTGACCATGTGGCCGACGGGGACGGGCTGCTGGCCCGTAAGCCGGTGGCGCTCGCCGCGCGCCGGGTGGCCGCGGGGTGGGGTGCGGCGGGTGCCCGTAGCGGGTCGGCCGTCGGGTTCGACACCGCCGTACTCGTCGACGCCGTGGACCGGCAGGTCGGCATCGAGGCGCTCGCCGGGCCCGGCACGCCGATCCTCGCCGTGACCGAACCGACCGAGACGGCGACCGCCGCCGCCTTCGCGCACACCGCGATCCTGGCCGGACGGCCGCACAACGCCGCGCCGCTCGCCGAGGCCGGACGCCTCTTCGGACGGCTGGCGCACCTCCTGGACGCCGTGGAGGACCGGGCGGCCGATGCCGCGGCGGGTGCGTGGAACCCGCTCACCGCGACCGGGACCTCGCTGCCCGAGGCGCGGAGGCTCGCGGACGACGCCGTGCGGGGGGTGCGGCTGGCGCTGCGCGAGGTCGCCTGGGGGTCTGGGGTCTCCCCGGAAAAACACGGTAGCGGTGCCAAGCTCGCGCATCTGCTGCTCGTGCACGAGCTGCGGCGCTCGGTGGACCGGGCGTTCGGCACGGTGCCGATGTGTGCGTCGCACCAGGCCGGGCCCTATGGGGAGCCGCCACAGCAGGGGCAGCCGCCGCAGGGGCAGCCGCCGCAGGGGCAGGGGCCGTACGGGCAGGGGCCGTACGGGGCGCCGCAGAATCCGTATGCGGGCCAGAACCCGTATGCCGGTGGGAATCCGTACGCGGGGGGCGGGGGAGCGCCCGGCCATGGCGGCCATGGCGGTGGCGGTGGTGACTTCGGTGGGTTCGGTGGTGGGCCGGCCGCTCAGCCGCCGAAGGGCCGGCGTGGGTTCTGGGCCGGCTGCGGGATGTTCTGGCTGCTGTGCTGCACCTGCAAGCTGTGCTGCGCGAAGGAGTACGAGGGTCCGTGGTCCCGTAAGAAGCGCGAGGGCTGCTGCCGGGACTGCGACTGTGACGGCTGCGACTGCTGCTGCCCCTGCGACGGCTGCTAG
- a CDS encoding ABC transporter substrate-binding protein, protein MGRRSRGAEAAIAVVVLALSTACGSRLAESDFEHRDRSTPSAPAADRTPVRVGIITSATSPVGGSAFTGPRDGAKAWFERLNARGGIDGRRVEVRECDDGGSGVGNNECVHELIDEDDVVALVATTALDYAGASRVSHARVPDIGGQPIGSAYDTYPHLYGIYGSLAPRDGTTGWDGKQYGGTEVYRYFKREHGARTAAVVSYNQPASAAYARLVERGLKAEGYKVVTEQVDFALPNFRAVAADLKEQGADLVFDAIDTHGNARLCEAMDDVGAEVTAKVTNVQNWTSTVAEDYKDSPRCRNALWATGSSRNHEDTDQEAVREFRDATKGLKAHSQWQLEGWAAAMWFTDAAKSCAAEGITRACVDDFMNRSQGYTADGLLIPVRFERSAEPPKSRRTCLSVARWEDGRGWVSQGDMNTTCFEVPQLSYQP, encoded by the coding sequence ATGGGTCGCCGATCCCGGGGTGCTGAGGCGGCGATCGCCGTGGTGGTGCTGGCTCTGAGTACGGCGTGCGGCAGCCGGCTGGCGGAGAGCGACTTCGAGCACCGCGACCGCAGCACGCCCTCGGCGCCCGCGGCGGACCGCACCCCCGTCCGCGTCGGCATCATCACCAGCGCCACCAGCCCCGTCGGCGGCAGCGCCTTCACCGGCCCGCGCGACGGGGCCAAGGCCTGGTTCGAGCGCCTCAACGCGCGCGGGGGCATCGACGGCCGCCGGGTCGAGGTGCGTGAGTGCGACGACGGCGGCAGCGGCGTCGGCAACAACGAGTGCGTGCATGAGCTGATCGACGAGGACGACGTCGTCGCCCTGGTCGCCACCACCGCCCTGGACTACGCGGGCGCCTCCCGCGTCTCACACGCACGCGTGCCCGACATCGGCGGCCAGCCCATCGGGTCCGCTTACGACACCTACCCGCACCTGTACGGCATCTACGGCAGCCTCGCGCCCCGCGACGGCACGACCGGCTGGGACGGCAAGCAGTACGGCGGCACGGAGGTCTACCGGTACTTCAAGCGCGAGCACGGCGCCCGTACGGCCGCCGTCGTCTCCTACAACCAGCCCGCGTCCGCCGCCTACGCCCGGCTCGTCGAGCGGGGGCTGAAGGCCGAGGGCTACAAGGTGGTCACCGAGCAGGTCGACTTCGCGCTGCCCAACTTCCGCGCGGTGGCGGCCGATCTGAAGGAACAGGGCGCCGACCTCGTCTTCGACGCCATCGACACCCACGGCAACGCCCGGCTGTGCGAGGCGATGGACGACGTCGGTGCCGAGGTCACCGCCAAGGTCACGAACGTACAGAACTGGACGTCCACCGTCGCCGAGGACTACAAGGACTCCCCGCGCTGCCGCAACGCCCTGTGGGCGACCGGGTCGTCCCGCAACCACGAGGACACGGACCAGGAGGCCGTACGGGAGTTCCGGGACGCGACCAAAGGGCTGAAGGCGCACTCCCAGTGGCAGCTGGAGGGCTGGGCGGCGGCGATGTGGTTCACGGACGCGGCGAAGTCGTGTGCCGCCGAGGGCATCACGCGCGCGTGCGTCGACGACTTCATGAACCGCAGCCAGGGATACACCGCCGACGGCCTGCTGATCCCGGTCAGGTTCGAGCGGTCGGCCGAGCCGCCGAAGAGCCGCCGGACCTGTCTGTCGGTGGCCCGCTGGGAGGACGGCAGGGGCTGGGTCTCGCAAGGAGACATGAACACCACGTGCTTCGAGGTCCCACAGCTGTCGTACCAGCCGTGA